A window of Pseudodesulfovibrio sp. JC047 contains these coding sequences:
- a CDS encoding NADH-quinone oxidoreductase subunit A translates to MVFDWLHFAIVLFLLGGLVFALGPLLLAVLFAPKARGGDIGMPYECGMVPYGSSWARWGVSYYVYALIFLAFDVDVLYLFPVSTAYADAEGWVPFVKVFIFLFFLILSVIYFWAKGVFTWPRRIR, encoded by the coding sequence ATGGTTTTCGACTGGCTGCATTTTGCAATCGTTCTATTTTTGCTCGGTGGGCTTGTTTTTGCCCTCGGGCCTTTACTTCTTGCAGTACTGTTTGCTCCCAAGGCGCGGGGCGGGGACATCGGGATGCCATATGAATGTGGCATGGTCCCTTACGGTAGCTCGTGGGCGAGGTGGGGGGTCTCGTATTATGTGTATGCATTGATCTTCCTCGCTTTCGACGTAGATGTTCTTTACTTGTTTCCGGTTTCCACGGCGTATGCAGATGCCGAGGGCTGGGTTCCTTTTGTAAAGGTCTTCATCTTCCTGTTCTTCCTCATACTTTCCGTCATTTATTTTTGGGCGAAAGGGGTGTTTACATGGCCGCGCAGGATTCGGTAG
- a CDS encoding NADH-quinone oxidoreductase subunit B, which yields MAAQDSVVPKEFLTTGNHYVEPPLVNLQLTQDLFDVCRSMSLWPMTFGLACCAIEMMAAGMARFDMARFGAEVFRPSPRQSDVMIVAGTVTKKLAPAVVRLYEQMPGPKWVIAMGNCAISGGPFKMKDNYNVIEGVDTLIPVDVYVPGCPPRPEGLLEGFFELQRLITGKRWWPVAAEVEG from the coding sequence ATGGCCGCGCAGGATTCGGTAGTTCCCAAGGAATTCTTAACGACGGGCAACCATTATGTGGAGCCGCCGCTCGTCAACCTTCAACTGACCCAAGACCTCTTCGACGTCTGTCGATCGATGTCGTTGTGGCCCATGACATTTGGACTTGCGTGTTGCGCCATCGAAATGATGGCTGCTGGCATGGCCCGGTTCGATATGGCCCGCTTTGGGGCTGAGGTTTTCAGGCCTTCGCCTCGTCAATCGGATGTCATGATTGTCGCAGGAACCGTCACCAAAAAATTGGCACCGGCTGTCGTTCGGCTTTATGAACAGATGCCCGGACCCAAGTGGGTCATCGCCATGGGCAACTGTGCCATTTCTGGAGGACCGTTCAAAATGAAGGACAACTACAACGTCATTGAAGGCGTGGATACATTGATCCCCGTTGATGTGTACGTTCCAGGATGTCCTCCTCGGCCGGAAGGGTTGCTTGAAGGGTTCTTCGAGTTGCAACGACTCATCACTGGTAAACGTTGGTGGCCTGTCGCTGCCGAGGTGGAGGGGTAA
- a CDS encoding NADH-quinone oxidoreductase subunit C — MLQILEGLATQCVAKQDKGTTGHVWSIFLDPNQIVTAAKKLYDAEYSLEDIFALDVQEGFLVLYHFNRWSVDERVVLRVLVPRDNAVVPSIASVFQGAEWHERETRDFHGITFDGNPNFVPLLMTVEDVDFHPLVKTDKKRKSIKDLLTLGDIVSCSKVVEELFAEAEVVEASDA, encoded by the coding sequence ATGTTGCAAATCCTGGAAGGCTTGGCGACGCAGTGTGTCGCCAAGCAGGACAAGGGCACGACCGGACATGTCTGGTCGATTTTCCTCGATCCAAACCAAATCGTCACAGCGGCCAAGAAGTTGTATGACGCCGAGTATTCTCTCGAAGACATCTTTGCATTGGATGTTCAAGAGGGATTTTTGGTGTTGTACCATTTCAATCGATGGTCCGTGGATGAACGTGTTGTTCTCCGTGTGTTGGTCCCCAGGGACAACGCAGTCGTGCCATCTATCGCTTCGGTTTTTCAAGGGGCCGAATGGCATGAACGGGAGACCCGTGATTTTCACGGAATCACCTTTGACGGAAATCCCAACTTTGTTCCGCTTCTGATGACGGTTGAGGATGTGGATTTTCACCCACTGGTCAAGACCGACAAGAAGCGGAAGTCCATCAAGGATCTTTTGACGCTTGGGGACATCGTGTCATGTTCCAAGGTCGTGGAAGAGTTGTTTGCTGAAGCGGAGGTCGTGGAGGCCTCCGATGCGTAG
- a CDS encoding NADH-quinone oxidoreductase subunit D encodes MSAYQNLEQMKGDFYTQKFEAGKQDGTLIINLGPQHPSTHGVLRVVVEVDGEYIVRAEPVLGYLHRMHEKMGETQTWGGYIPNMGRVDYGHAMAWNWAYVGAVEKLMGIEVPERAEYLRVIMTEFNRLTSHLLWWGAYILDLGAFTPILYAFEDREMILDILQRPTASRLTYSNFRVGGVQMDMDDKCIELIKAFIPHFRERLPMYRDLVTDNLILRRRIEGVGIMDQDMCRRYGCTGPVVRGAGIPYDLRKDEPYSVYDRFDFDIPTQDSACSAGRYHVRLDEMEQSMRIIEQALEQLDSAEGGHIIKKAPKPAMKPPVGEAYFAVEGGRGKIGVYVVSDGTKVPYRVKLRAPGFSNLSAFAEAATGTILADAIAILGSLDLIIPEIDR; translated from the coding sequence ATGTCGGCTTACCAAAATTTAGAGCAAATGAAGGGTGATTTCTATACCCAGAAGTTTGAGGCCGGGAAGCAGGACGGAACTTTGATCATCAATTTAGGCCCGCAGCATCCATCAACGCATGGTGTGTTACGAGTCGTGGTCGAAGTGGACGGTGAATACATCGTTCGTGCCGAACCCGTATTGGGTTACCTGCACCGCATGCATGAGAAAATGGGCGAAACCCAAACCTGGGGTGGTTACATCCCCAACATGGGACGCGTTGACTACGGACACGCCATGGCCTGGAATTGGGCCTACGTGGGCGCAGTCGAAAAACTGATGGGCATTGAGGTGCCGGAAAGAGCGGAATATCTGCGGGTCATCATGACCGAGTTCAACCGCTTGACCTCCCACTTGTTGTGGTGGGGTGCCTACATCCTCGACCTTGGAGCGTTTACTCCCATTCTGTACGCATTCGAAGATCGCGAAATGATATTGGACATCCTGCAGAGGCCTACGGCTTCCAGGTTGACCTATTCCAATTTCCGCGTCGGCGGCGTGCAAATGGACATGGACGACAAGTGTATCGAGTTGATCAAGGCGTTTATTCCGCATTTCAGGGAAAGACTGCCCATGTACCGTGATCTCGTCACTGATAACCTTATTTTGCGCAGGCGCATTGAGGGAGTCGGTATCATGGACCAGGATATGTGCCGCCGGTATGGCTGTACAGGGCCTGTGGTTCGTGGTGCTGGTATTCCGTATGATCTGCGTAAGGACGAACCGTATTCCGTATACGATCGTTTTGATTTCGATATCCCCACGCAGGATTCAGCCTGTTCGGCCGGACGGTATCATGTCCGTTTGGATGAGATGGAGCAATCCATGCGTATTATCGAACAGGCCCTTGAGCAGTTGGATTCCGCCGAAGGCGGCCACATCATCAAGAAAGCACCGAAACCGGCCATGAAACCGCCTGTGGGTGAAGCGTATTTCGCCGTTGAAGGTGGTCGTGGTAAAATCGGTGTGTATGTTGTTTCCGATGGAACCAAGGTCCCGTATCGCGTCAAATTGCGCGCACCGGGCTTTTCCAATTTGAGTGCGTTTGCCGAGGCTGCAACAGGAACTATCCTGGCCGATGCAATTGCCATCTTGGGAAGTCTGGACCTGATTATTCCAGAAATAGACAGGTAG
- the nuoH gene encoding NADH-quinone oxidoreductase subunit NuoH, protein MNVFLQNLIPLIIALIGAMIWLAFNALILVYCERKFAGHIQRRPGPFEVGPHGILQPLIDGVKLMGKQLVRPDNADPVLYWLAPILSMLPVLLLYMPIPYGPVLTGMEVNLGLLLILAFSSFNGLAVILAGWASNNKWGVLGAARAVSQTVAYEIPLLLTVLTISFMTGTLNLTEITALQAGHIGHWFIWKQPLAFLVFLIAMFGETNRAPFDLAEAESELTAGFHTEYSSMGFGLFFMAEYGYMVVMCSLCTVLFLGGFHGPIPGVEGWWWMLAKTYGLLFVMIWARWTFPRVRFDQLLNINWKWLLPLATFNLLATALIIKL, encoded by the coding sequence ATGAACGTATTCTTACAGAACCTGATACCGCTGATTATTGCCTTGATCGGAGCCATGATCTGGCTGGCGTTCAACGCACTGATATTGGTGTACTGCGAACGAAAATTCGCGGGCCATATTCAGCGCAGACCCGGACCGTTTGAAGTGGGTCCGCATGGTATTCTTCAGCCGCTTATAGATGGCGTAAAATTGATGGGCAAACAGCTCGTGAGGCCAGACAACGCGGATCCAGTCTTGTATTGGCTGGCTCCGATTCTGTCCATGCTTCCGGTCCTTTTGCTGTATATGCCCATTCCCTATGGTCCCGTGCTGACTGGAATGGAAGTCAACCTCGGTTTGTTGTTGATCCTGGCTTTTTCCAGTTTTAACGGCCTCGCCGTTATTCTGGCTGGTTGGGCATCCAACAACAAATGGGGCGTTCTCGGTGCAGCTCGTGCCGTGTCGCAGACCGTTGCGTATGAGATTCCGCTGTTGCTGACAGTGTTGACCATTTCTTTCATGACCGGAACGTTGAACCTGACAGAGATTACCGCTTTGCAGGCCGGACATATCGGACATTGGTTTATCTGGAAGCAACCGTTGGCGTTTCTCGTCTTCCTGATCGCGATGTTTGGTGAGACCAACCGTGCTCCGTTCGATTTGGCTGAAGCCGAGTCCGAACTCACTGCCGGGTTCCACACCGAATACTCCTCCATGGGATTTGGCCTCTTCTTCATGGCTGAATATGGGTACATGGTCGTCATGTGCTCCCTGTGTACCGTCCTGTTTCTGGGCGGATTCCACGGGCCTATCCCCGGAGTTGAAGGATGGTGGTGGATGCTCGCCAAGACATACGGCTTGCTGTTCGTCATGATCTGGGCTCGGTGGACCTTCCCCCGTGTTCGGTTCGATCAATTGCTGAACATCAACTGGAAATGGTTGCTGCCGTTGGCCACATTCAATCTGTTGGCCACTGCGCTGATCATCAAGCTGTAG
- a CDS encoding 4Fe-4S binding protein, with protein MGKFRENVIQPILDCWSLIVGLKITGKFFCKPLVTVHYPRQVIDSENLRTYGGHVELIGKPKDPATPKCISCMMCVTNCPSNCLKVVKQKAPKPTPEQEAAMAAAKEAGEKVVKPKAPKNPLKFTYDYSKCSLCGTCIDNCPAKALQYSNNMYWVVTSRKELEIDLLARLKEQATELSAPAPKTEAKSAAAEKEA; from the coding sequence ATGGGTAAATTCAGAGAAAATGTTATACAGCCAATTCTCGATTGCTGGAGTTTGATTGTTGGACTCAAAATCACGGGCAAGTTTTTTTGCAAGCCCTTGGTGACAGTCCACTATCCTCGCCAGGTCATTGATAGCGAGAATTTGAGGACATATGGGGGGCATGTCGAGTTGATCGGCAAGCCCAAGGACCCGGCCACGCCCAAATGCATTTCATGCATGATGTGCGTGACCAACTGCCCGAGCAATTGTTTGAAAGTCGTCAAGCAAAAGGCTCCCAAGCCGACGCCCGAGCAGGAGGCGGCCATGGCGGCTGCCAAGGAAGCCGGTGAAAAGGTTGTCAAACCGAAGGCTCCCAAAAATCCGTTAAAGTTTACGTATGATTATTCGAAGTGTTCCTTGTGTGGCACATGTATTGATAATTGTCCGGCCAAGGCGTTGCAGTATTCCAACAACATGTATTGGGTCGTGACCTCTCGTAAAGAGTTGGAAATCGATCTTCTCGCCAGGCTCAAAGAGCAGGCCACGGAATTATCCGCTCCGGCTCCCAAAACCGAGGCGAAATCCGCCGCGGCAGAGAAGGAGGCGTAA
- a CDS encoding NADH-quinone oxidoreductase subunit J → MEIMAKVAFCVYTLIILGGAIVAVTSSSLVRALVGLITTLVGVAGMYLLLASPFMAFMQLLIYVGAVSVLIFFAVMLTRAELGGDEAGKVPMKTYVYGLAATMTPAAILGWLVMTRPVQSIAIPTEVAIKDLGHGLLESYFLPFELISVILMVAMSGAVLLTWEKRGKK, encoded by the coding sequence ATGGAAATTATGGCAAAAGTGGCGTTTTGCGTCTATACGCTCATCATCTTGGGCGGGGCCATTGTCGCCGTCACGAGCAGCAGTCTGGTTCGCGCCTTGGTGGGACTGATTACCACCCTGGTTGGCGTGGCTGGAATGTATCTGTTGCTGGCGTCGCCCTTCATGGCCTTCATGCAACTCCTTATCTATGTCGGTGCAGTCAGTGTCCTGATCTTCTTCGCGGTCATGTTGACCCGGGCGGAGTTAGGCGGTGATGAAGCCGGGAAAGTGCCAATGAAGACATATGTCTATGGCTTGGCGGCAACCATGACTCCAGCGGCCATTCTTGGCTGGCTGGTCATGACTCGGCCTGTACAGTCCATCGCCATTCCCACAGAAGTCGCCATCAAGGACCTCGGTCACGGATTGCTCGAATCCTACTTCCTGCCTTTTGAGTTGATTTCGGTCATTCTCATGGTGGCAATGTCTGGAGCAGTCCTTTTGACATGGGAAAAAAGGGGGAAAAAATAA
- the nuoK gene encoding NADH-quinone oxidoreductase subunit NuoK: MSALTLYQLVALILLCAGLFGLTQRRSLVGMLISVELMLNGAGLSMVAAAQLTEFSAVLGQLGTLFIMGLAAAEATLVLAIIVVVARRFKSARTSDITTLKE; this comes from the coding sequence ATGAGTGCTTTGACCCTCTATCAACTTGTTGCATTGATACTCCTGTGTGCCGGGCTGTTTGGTCTGACGCAGCGCAGGAGTCTCGTTGGTATGCTGATTTCGGTGGAACTCATGCTCAATGGCGCAGGGCTGTCCATGGTGGCAGCGGCGCAACTGACTGAATTCAGCGCTGTTCTGGGGCAGCTCGGCACCCTGTTTATCATGGGGCTTGCCGCAGCCGAGGCCACGTTGGTCCTTGCGATCATTGTGGTTGTTGCACGGCGATTCAAATCCGCCAGAACCAGTGACATCACTACATTGAAGGAATAG
- a CDS encoding monovalent cation/H+ antiporter subunit D family protein has product MEGVTIYSQILLPVVITLLVPLFIYLGRGDENRREAMSFIGAFLTFGSVLWMAPKVLGGQVLYYKVTTIMPGITIAFAADGLSMVFALIAPFLWFLVTSYNIGYMRGLNEHAQTRYYICFAVAIFGAVGVALSANVFTLYLFYEVITVFTYPLVYHHEDQAAKIGARKYIVYLMGTSKLFLLPAMILTYVLVGNLDFNLGDIQHGMFSAEVIAEHPRLVALTYWLFIFGIGKAALMPFHNWLPSAMVAPTPVSALLHAVAVVKAGVFCVCRIVLSAFGTKTAAMLTMSQIYVGAPGTWLGDLSIGLGTAYIAGFTLTVASFIALTKDDIKARLAYSTVAQLSYVVIGVTMLVDSAVQGGVMHIAHHAFSKITLFMAAGAIFVAAGLKKISLMDGLGRRMPLTFGAFGIASISMIGMPPVCGFVSKWYLINGTLDAHQWPLLVALLLSTALNAGYFVPIIYRAFFKAPKPEANIGQYSEPAMTMVVPLCVTAFISVFLGLYPQTFLNFVNVLGKF; this is encoded by the coding sequence ATGGAAGGCGTAACTATATATAGTCAAATTCTTCTGCCAGTGGTGATCACTCTGCTTGTGCCGCTTTTCATCTATCTCGGTCGAGGTGATGAAAACAGGCGCGAGGCCATGAGTTTCATTGGCGCGTTTTTGACATTCGGATCGGTGCTGTGGATGGCACCGAAAGTTCTGGGCGGACAGGTGTTGTACTACAAAGTCACCACCATTATGCCCGGTATAACAATAGCGTTTGCGGCCGATGGGTTGAGCATGGTTTTTGCTCTGATCGCGCCGTTTCTCTGGTTTTTAGTCACCAGTTATAACATTGGATACATGCGGGGACTGAATGAACATGCGCAAACCAGATATTATATCTGTTTTGCTGTGGCCATTTTTGGTGCTGTTGGTGTGGCTTTGTCCGCCAACGTCTTTACTTTGTATCTTTTTTACGAAGTCATCACTGTGTTCACCTACCCGCTTGTGTATCATCACGAGGACCAAGCAGCCAAGATCGGTGCCCGAAAGTACATCGTGTACTTGATGGGAACGTCCAAGCTCTTCCTGCTTCCGGCCATGATTTTGACCTATGTGTTGGTTGGAAATCTCGACTTCAATCTTGGGGATATCCAACACGGCATGTTCTCGGCGGAAGTGATCGCCGAACATCCCAGGTTGGTCGCCCTGACCTACTGGCTGTTTATTTTCGGTATTGGCAAGGCGGCGCTCATGCCGTTCCACAACTGGCTTCCTTCAGCCATGGTCGCACCGACTCCGGTATCGGCCTTGTTGCACGCGGTGGCCGTTGTTAAGGCCGGTGTCTTTTGTGTGTGCCGTATCGTGCTTTCGGCTTTCGGTACCAAGACCGCTGCCATGCTGACCATGAGTCAGATTTATGTTGGTGCTCCCGGTACCTGGCTCGGTGATTTGAGCATCGGATTGGGAACAGCCTATATTGCAGGCTTCACCCTGACGGTGGCTTCATTTATCGCCCTGACAAAAGACGATATCAAGGCTCGGTTGGCCTATTCGACAGTCGCTCAATTGTCCTATGTCGTTATCGGTGTCACCATGTTGGTGGATTCGGCGGTTCAAGGTGGTGTCATGCACATCGCTCACCACGCCTTTTCCAAGATCACACTCTTTATGGCTGCCGGTGCCATTTTTGTTGCCGCTGGCCTGAAGAAGATCAGCCTCATGGATGGGTTGGGACGCAGAATGCCGCTGACATTTGGCGCATTCGGTATCGCTTCTATCTCAATGATAGGTATGCCGCCCGTGTGTGGATTTGTCTCCAAATGGTATTTGATCAACGGTACGCTTGATGCGCATCAATGGCCGTTACTCGTCGCACTGCTGCTCAGTACGGCGCTCAACGCCGGGTATTTTGTGCCTATCATCTATCGTGCCTTTTTCAAGGCTCCCAAACCGGAGGCTAATATCGGGCAGTACAGTGAGCCAGCAATGACGATGGTCGTCCCGTTGTGTGTCACGGCATTCATCTCGGTGTTCTTGGGTCTGTACCCGCAGACATTCCTGAACTTCGTCAACGTTCTCGGCAAGTTCTAG